A genomic stretch from Argonema galeatum A003/A1 includes:
- a CDS encoding Fur family transcriptional regulator: MKAQQHTRSQRRILNLLKNLNQGISAQEIYVELRSQNQGLGLATVYRALEALKREGAVQVRMLPNGESLYSSVHEDKHHMTCLECGKSISLDECPVHELETQLHRSHQFTIFYHTLEFFGLCNQCQAVHQD, from the coding sequence ATGAAAGCACAACAACACACTCGCAGTCAAAGACGCATTTTGAACTTGCTCAAGAACCTGAACCAAGGGATTTCAGCTCAGGAAATCTATGTTGAACTGCGTAGCCAAAACCAAGGTCTGGGTTTAGCGACAGTCTATCGTGCTTTAGAAGCCTTAAAACGAGAAGGCGCGGTACAGGTAAGAATGTTACCCAATGGCGAGTCTCTTTATAGCTCAGTACATGAAGACAAACATCACATGACTTGTCTAGAGTGCGGTAAATCGATTTCCCTTGATGAATGTCCCGTCCACGAACTAGAAACCCAGCTGCACCGATCGCACCAGTTCACAATTTTCTATCACACACTGGAATTTTTTGGCCTCTGCAACCAATGTCAGGCGGTTCATCAAGATTAG